The proteins below are encoded in one region of Clostridium pasteurianum DSM 525 = ATCC 6013:
- a CDS encoding stage II sporulation protein P, with amino-acid sequence MINKGINHEKNSFTLILGLTIMIFSIYMFFSFFNLQKTQQRLTGSKGNMFYVQMVNYVMPIVKVTNFDEEDMAESTFSLKSGLLNYIGINLRSPDEILKKEISYFKEDNNYVAYNVDNRISDFNLKDSDITKTSTDNNVNKDNNEPKQIFQIYNPQLKKNLDNSKPEILIYHSHTTESYGQYGPDNLDPTKNVCAVGDELAKELSNNYGISVIHDTTIHNVLAYNKSYQRSGETLDKYLKKYGDFKMIIDIHRDSDPNKANVTANINGENVAKIMFVMARKNPHFDKNMLIVNSMLNTAKKNFPGLTIGNGIYYYDYGMNFFNQAKSNNAFLLEIGSTPNSLDESKASSKYIARMIAEYLNGKK; translated from the coding sequence ATGATTAATAAAGGGATAAACCATGAGAAGAATAGTTTTACATTAATTTTAGGTCTTACTATAATGATATTTTCTATTTATATGTTCTTTAGTTTTTTTAATTTACAAAAAACTCAGCAAAGATTAACTGGCAGTAAAGGAAATATGTTCTATGTGCAGATGGTTAATTATGTTATGCCTATAGTTAAAGTTACAAATTTTGATGAAGAAGATATGGCAGAAAGTACATTTTCGCTAAAAAGTGGACTTTTAAATTATATAGGAATTAACTTAAGAAGTCCTGACGAAATTTTAAAAAAGGAAATATCTTATTTTAAAGAAGATAATAATTATGTAGCTTATAATGTTGATAATAGAATAAGTGATTTTAATTTGAAAGATAGTGATATAACTAAAACCAGTACAGACAACAATGTGAATAAAGATAATAATGAACCTAAGCAGATCTTTCAAATTTATAATCCTCAACTAAAGAAGAATTTAGATAATTCAAAGCCGGAAATACTTATATATCATTCTCATACCACTGAAAGTTATGGACAATATGGACCAGATAATCTTGATCCTACGAAAAATGTATGTGCCGTTGGAGATGAACTTGCTAAAGAGCTCTCTAATAACTATGGTATTTCTGTAATACATGACACCACTATACACAATGTTTTAGCTTATAATAAAAGTTATCAGAGATCAGGAGAAACTCTAGATAAATATTTAAAAAAATATGGGGATTTCAAAATGATAATTGATATACATAGAGATTCGGATCCCAATAAAGCTAATGTTACTGCCAATATAAATGGAGAAAATGTGGCTAAAATAATGTTTGTAATGGCTAGAAAAAATCCTCATTTTGATAAGAATATGTTGATTGTAAATTCTATGCTCAATACAGCAAAAAAGAATTTTCCAGGATTGACTATAGGAAATGGAATATATTACTATGATTATGGAATGAATTTTTTTAATCAAGCAAAAAGTAATAATGCATTTTTATTGGAAATTGGATCCACTCCAAATTCCCTTGATGAATCTAAGGCCTCATCAAAGTATATAGCAAGAATGATTGCAGAATATTTAAATGGAAAAAAATGA
- the gpr gene encoding GPR endopeptidase, which produces MLSIRTDLAVEAKEVYEKENSRKIQGVEVSNSNKGKIKITNVKVVTEEGAKAMGKPKGTYITIDMPRLIHYDIDAMDDVSEVLGEELSKLVNLEDSMTALVVGLGNWNITPDALGPKVVSKIMITRHLKELVPDSIDERIRPVCALAPGVLGITGMETSEIIKGVVDKIKPNLIICIDALASRKMERVNSTIQIGTTGISPGSGVGNRRMEISERTLGIPVIAVGVPTVVDAATMANDTIDMVIDQMINSAKQGGDFYNMLKTMDKNDKQSMIKEILDPYVGNLMVTPKEVDMVIDSISKIIANGINISLQPALGREDIDRFLQ; this is translated from the coding sequence ATTTTGAGTATAAGAACAGACCTTGCAGTAGAGGCAAAAGAAGTATATGAAAAGGAAAATAGCAGAAAGATTCAAGGGGTTGAAGTTTCAAACAGTAATAAAGGTAAAATAAAAATAACCAATGTAAAAGTAGTTACGGAAGAGGGAGCAAAAGCTATGGGTAAACCTAAAGGAACTTATATAACTATAGATATGCCTAGACTCATTCACTATGATATTGATGCTATGGATGATGTAAGCGAAGTTCTAGGGGAAGAACTTTCAAAACTTGTAAATTTGGAAGATAGTATGACGGCACTGGTAGTAGGACTTGGTAATTGGAACATAACTCCTGATGCTTTAGGACCTAAAGTTGTTTCAAAAATAATGATAACAAGGCACTTAAAGGAACTTGTACCGGATAGTATCGATGAGAGAATAAGGCCTGTATGTGCTTTGGCACCAGGAGTGCTTGGGATTACAGGTATGGAAACTAGTGAAATAATAAAAGGAGTAGTAGATAAAATTAAACCTAATTTAATAATATGTATTGATGCTTTGGCATCAAGAAAAATGGAAAGGGTAAACTCAACGATACAAATTGGTACTACTGGTATTTCACCGGGATCTGGTGTTGGAAATAGAAGAATGGAAATAAGTGAGAGAACACTGGGGATACCGGTCATAGCGGTAGGCGTTCCAACAGTGGTAGATGCAGCTACTATGGCAAACGATACTATTGATATGGTAATTGATCAGATGATTAATAGTGCAAAACAGGGAGGAGATTTTTATAATATGCTTAAAACTATGGATAAAAATGATAAGCAAAGTATGATAAAAGAAATATTAGATCCTTATGTAGGAAATCTTATGGTTACACCTAAAGAAGTAGATATGGTTATAGATTCTATATCGAAAATAATAGCAAATGGAATAAATATTTCTCTTCAACCTGCTCTTGGTAGAGAAGATATAGATAGATTTTTACAATAA
- the rpsT gene encoding 30S ribosomal protein S20 has translation MANIKSAKKRIKVTQTKTLKNKMIKSALKTVIKKFELAVTENKAEEAKANYVKVVKSLDMAVSKGVIHKNKAARSKSRLALKLNALTA, from the coding sequence ATGGCTAACATAAAATCTGCAAAAAAAAGAATTAAAGTTACTCAAACTAAGACTCTTAAAAATAAGATGATAAAATCTGCTCTAAAAACTGTTATAAAGAAATTTGAACTAGCAGTTACAGAAAACAAAGCTGAAGAAGCTAAAGCTAATTATGTAAAGGTAGTTAAATCTTTAGATATGGCTGTTTCAAAAGGAGTTATTCATAAAAATAAAGCGGCTAGATCTAAATCAAGATTAGCACTAAAATTAAATGCTTTAACTGCATAA
- the holA gene encoding DNA polymerase III subunit delta yields the protein MINFLDLDSRIKKTIDNFYIFCGHNEQMIKDSIKKIVKLSVNNDFLDLNYFEFDGVAVTYEEIINSCETLPFMSDNKVIVVYRADFLSDRTKHINKNGDTILKKLKKYSEDFPKQSILIMYYVFDNDREKISSKVKRLDKNACVVEFTKLKGVMLQNKVKEIFNEKGKNIDRTNLSFFCSEVENNMDIIKNEVDKLCCYTEGRNIEKQDILDLLPQKSDNDIFNLVDFLSQRRPERAIEVLSELIYKGEKATNILSMIERQFRIMMNLKIGMENKRGKEELAKEYRLHPFICEKMMRQCQKYTLEQIIKSEEICIETERELKSQGSNERVKLELLIIKSAMV from the coding sequence ATGATTAATTTTTTAGATTTAGACAGTAGAATAAAAAAGACAATAGATAATTTTTATATATTTTGTGGTCATAATGAACAGATGATAAAAGATAGTATTAAAAAAATTGTTAAGCTTTCAGTAAATAATGATTTTTTAGATTTAAATTATTTTGAATTTGATGGAGTGGCTGTAACTTATGAAGAAATAATTAATTCCTGTGAAACGTTGCCTTTTATGAGTGATAATAAAGTTATAGTTGTCTATAGGGCAGATTTTCTTTCTGACAGAACTAAGCATATAAATAAAAATGGAGATACCATATTAAAAAAATTAAAAAAGTATAGTGAGGATTTCCCAAAACAAAGTATATTAATTATGTATTATGTTTTTGATAATGATAGGGAAAAAATCAGTAGTAAAGTAAAACGGTTAGATAAAAATGCTTGTGTAGTAGAATTTACTAAATTAAAAGGTGTTATGCTTCAAAATAAAGTAAAGGAAATATTTAATGAGAAAGGGAAAAATATTGACAGAACTAATTTAAGTTTTTTCTGCAGTGAAGTTGAAAATAATATGGATATAATTAAAAATGAGGTAGATAAGCTTTGTTGTTATACGGAAGGAAGAAATATTGAAAAACAAGATATTTTAGATCTTCTTCCACAAAAAAGTGATAATGATATTTTTAATCTTGTGGATTTTTTATCTCAAAGAAGACCGGAAAGAGCTATAGAAGTTTTATCAGAGCTTATTTATAAGGGAGAAAAAGCTACAAATATTTTATCGATGATAGAAAGACAATTTAGAATTATGATGAATTTAAAAATTGGTATGGAGAATAAAAGGGGAAAGGAGGAGCTAGCTAAAGAATATAGGCTTCATCCCTTTATATGCGAAAAGATGATGAGACAATGTCAAAAATACACGTTGGAACAAATAATAAAATCAGAAGAAATATGTATTGAAACTGAAAGGGAACTAAAAAGTCAAGGAAGTAATGAAAGGGTTAAATTAGAATTGCTTATAATAAAAAGTGCTATGGTTTAG
- a CDS encoding ComEC/Rec2 family competence protein, with product MMDKPLVYFCISMIMGCICALILQINLFLDVAIAASFFIIIVLSCEKKYSFIVIGFFIIGFINFNLYFKLDLTNKSSYTFRIITKNKFYATGNYKGRNISISGNIFDVQQGEKITVTGEFEKNIDYENGSLGDFKVKYVKDKQRDTISYLYSFRKNIYNKFYWKFGERNTAKIMSVAFGDTSYLSMEDKYDFKKLGIVHVISVSGLHMAIIFKVLESFLNLQISIFISIIYTIFTGSQAATLRSLIMIIVLKLSKKLTKNYDAFSSLSIAAMILLMIKPYYVINIGFGLSFLSTLGIILFYKKLSKVLYRLPLRLNESISLTLSAQSLSMPYVLFSIKNFALGFLLGDLFIIPLYSIIVILSNIALVVSFIKPIFNLVCAFINIIMMSINGGTVSLMKVSPPIVYISTINTIFILFLYPCYILMKKGYEKLKFAPIILLLAIIIYQYNFFPKIDHVALKNGSGFIVRYRGEDILIANYEIKDEDEKSRLQGMLSVDTFMSNYSEDYKIAIAKYLIYIPKCQGKENNIIKVIKKDNRISLIDFKGDTVKYKTMKMNKNYDIMKVNINKKNRSIDLPKNNINFQIFADRVIVYTD from the coding sequence ATGATGGATAAGCCTCTTGTATATTTTTGTATTTCCATGATAATGGGATGTATTTGTGCTTTGATTCTACAAATAAACTTATTTTTAGATGTAGCTATTGCTGCATCTTTTTTTATCATTATAGTGTTAAGCTGTGAAAAAAAGTATAGTTTTATCGTAATAGGATTTTTTATAATAGGATTCATAAATTTTAATTTATATTTTAAATTGGATTTAACCAATAAATCTAGTTATACCTTTAGAATTATTACAAAAAATAAATTTTATGCTACGGGAAATTATAAAGGTAGGAATATAAGTATTAGTGGAAATATTTTTGATGTTCAACAAGGAGAAAAAATAACTGTCACTGGAGAATTTGAAAAAAATATAGATTATGAGAATGGAAGTCTAGGTGATTTTAAAGTTAAATATGTTAAAGACAAACAGAGAGATACCATTTCCTATTTGTATTCCTTTAGAAAAAATATATATAATAAATTCTATTGGAAATTTGGAGAAAGAAATACTGCAAAAATAATGTCTGTAGCTTTTGGTGATACTTCTTATTTGTCTATGGAGGATAAATATGATTTTAAAAAACTTGGAATAGTACACGTTATAAGTGTATCAGGTCTTCATATGGCAATAATATTTAAAGTGCTGGAAAGCTTTTTAAATTTACAGATATCTATATTTATTTCCATTATATATACCATATTTACAGGATCTCAGGCAGCTACTTTGAGATCACTTATAATGATAATTGTATTAAAGCTATCTAAAAAACTTACTAAAAATTATGATGCTTTTTCGTCATTGAGTATAGCTGCTATGATTCTGCTTATGATTAAACCTTATTATGTTATAAATATTGGATTTGGGCTTTCATTTTTATCAACATTGGGAATAATTTTATTTTATAAAAAGTTATCTAAAGTACTATATAGACTACCCCTTAGATTAAATGAAAGTATAAGTTTGACTTTAAGTGCACAGTCTCTTTCTATGCCTTATGTTCTATTCAGTATTAAAAATTTTGCTTTAGGATTTCTTTTAGGGGATTTATTTATTATTCCACTATATTCTATTATTGTAATTCTATCAAATATAGCTTTAGTTGTAAGTTTTATAAAGCCTATTTTCAACCTAGTATGTGCATTTATCAATATTATAATGATGTCAATTAATGGAGGCACTGTATCACTGATGAAAGTATCTCCACCAATTGTATATATATCAACTATAAATACAATATTTATTTTATTTTTATATCCCTGTTATATACTTATGAAAAAAGGCTATGAAAAATTAAAATTTGCTCCTATAATATTACTTTTAGCTATAATAATTTATCAATATAACTTCTTTCCAAAGATAGATCATGTTGCTTTAAAAAATGGCAGCGGTTTTATAGTACGATATAGAGGTGAAGATATCTTAATAGCTAATTATGAAATAAAAGATGAAGATGAAAAGAGTAGATTGCAGGGAATGCTAAGCGTAGATACTTTTATGAGCAATTATAGTGAAGATTATAAAATTGCAATAGCTAAGTATTTAATTTATATACCTAAATGTCAAGGAAAGGAGAATAATATAATAAAAGTTATTAAAAAGGATAATAGGATTTCACTAATTGATTTTAAAGGGGATACTGTAAAGTATAAAACCATGAAGATGAATAAAAATTATGATATAATGAAAGTCAATATAAATAAAAAAAATAGAAGTATTGATTTACCTAAGAACAATATTAATTTTCAAATATTTGCAGATAGAGTTATAGTTTATACGGATTAA
- a CDS encoding cation-transporting P-type ATPase, which yields MTDWCNLSWTDVVNLFQSDSNKGLDDNKVLKNREDFGSNEIKLKKNRLFIDLSKKLFKPWIIYLVIAIIVQFVIGSFISAVILLIILSTNIFIIIFRKYRNQKIFILLHKLNFGYCNVIRNGNLIRIKNTEVVVGDIITYEKGSIIPADVRITNCDELMVREESITGDQNIVEKYSAKINKNDLNQSEMKNILFKSSTVHRGSGEGIVVAVGLNTEIGKYVNPLINICQNNSSFYENTYNIQNILSIMGFIGLIIIFIISRFRGDNYNNYIGISAAIFSTLVPIYSILIVIFMYFIIRKKKKKEKIFLNNIEKIESIANTDVICMDKIGIVTKKLMILKKIYDVSEIHNLERNFIINDNTKRILEIGILCNDVKDECNYNEKDELMEKAFVVFGNKYNIKKSILDEIHKRLLKLPYEEESGIKTTINKVDKKYRAYIKGDLKEIIKKCTHIMRNGIEKEITKEDIENIKNSNISLLSEGLYVLALGYRNFNYKPSRNENIESNMVFAGLAAFDNPVMNQFENNPIERCRPMTIKPIIFTEENKLSAEAFGKKIGILNASDMVVSDVEIDYMNKTDIERAVEKVSIFSRIKAYNKLKLMNEYIQLNHKLMLIGNTIIDLPSFMTANIHISFGNKCSNIIKEISDIYFENMDFNKLLDLIKSSKNYIYIIRKIIRCLCIFSLSEFLIFILSVIFNSGIPFNLKNIFWNNIFNGFLLSIAIFFSCNNGNRDYYEIEDSEDDVINDVSFTYVRKNLLLNSILLGGITFLGFYVSKIMKSNAYETVALSILYFLQIIFIIKRNLFKNLYFNGIILIYIIINCGILYTNFAKDLFDLKFINNKDINIIVGSLVLYVLIILIKNISKKNTEII from the coding sequence ATGACAGATTGGTGTAATCTATCATGGACTGATGTAGTGAATTTATTTCAAAGTGATAGTAATAAAGGCTTAGATGATAACAAAGTTTTAAAAAATAGAGAGGATTTTGGTTCCAATGAAATAAAGTTAAAGAAAAATAGATTATTTATAGATTTATCTAAAAAATTATTTAAACCGTGGATAATTTATTTGGTAATTGCTATTATTGTGCAATTTGTTATAGGTAGTTTTATTTCAGCAGTAATTTTATTGATTATACTTTCAACAAATATTTTTATAATTATTTTTAGAAAATATAGAAACCAGAAAATTTTTATATTGTTGCATAAGCTAAATTTTGGATATTGTAATGTAATAAGAAATGGTAACTTAATTCGTATAAAAAATACAGAAGTAGTAGTTGGGGATATAATTACTTATGAAAAAGGAAGTATTATACCAGCAGATGTAAGAATAACTAATTGTGATGAACTAATGGTAAGAGAAGAGTCAATTACAGGTGATCAAAATATAGTAGAAAAGTATTCTGCTAAAATTAATAAAAATGACTTAAATCAATCTGAGATGAAGAATATACTATTTAAATCTTCTACAGTTCATAGAGGAAGTGGGGAAGGCATAGTAGTAGCAGTAGGGCTAAATACAGAAATAGGCAAATATGTTAATCCTCTTATTAATATTTGCCAGAATAATAGTAGTTTTTATGAAAATACATACAATATACAAAATATTTTATCTATAATGGGATTTATAGGTTTAATAATAATATTTATTATTAGCAGATTCAGAGGCGATAATTATAATAATTACATAGGGATTTCGGCTGCTATTTTTAGTACATTAGTTCCTATTTACTCAATACTGATAGTAATTTTTATGTATTTTATTATTAGAAAAAAGAAAAAAAAAGAAAAAATATTTCTAAATAATATTGAAAAAATTGAAAGTATAGCTAATACAGATGTAATTTGTATGGATAAAATAGGAATAGTTACAAAAAAATTAATGATTTTAAAAAAGATTTATGATGTAAGTGAAATTCATAATTTAGAGAGAAATTTTATTATAAATGATAATACAAAAAGAATATTGGAAATAGGGATTCTATGTAATGATGTAAAAGATGAATGTAACTACAATGAAAAAGACGAACTTATGGAGAAAGCTTTTGTAGTGTTTGGAAATAAATATAATATAAAAAAGAGTATATTGGATGAAATTCACAAAAGATTACTAAAACTTCCCTATGAAGAAGAAAGCGGAATAAAAACTACAATAAACAAAGTTGATAAAAAATATAGAGCCTATATAAAAGGAGATTTAAAAGAAATTATAAAAAAATGCACTCATATTATGAGAAATGGTATTGAAAAGGAAATAACAAAAGAGGATATTGAGAATATAAAAAATTCTAATATAAGTTTATTAAGTGAAGGTCTTTATGTATTGGCTCTTGGTTATAGAAATTTTAATTATAAACCAAGCAGAAATGAGAATATAGAGAGTAATATGGTTTTTGCCGGATTAGCTGCTTTTGATAATCCAGTAATGAATCAATTTGAAAATAATCCTATTGAAAGATGTAGACCAATGACAATAAAACCTATAATTTTTACAGAGGAAAATAAGCTTAGTGCTGAGGCTTTTGGTAAAAAAATAGGAATATTAAATGCATCAGATATGGTTGTTTCTGATGTAGAAATTGATTATATGAATAAAACAGATATAGAAAGAGCTGTAGAAAAAGTTAGTATTTTTTCAAGAATAAAAGCTTACAATAAATTAAAGTTAATGAATGAATATATACAGCTAAATCATAAGCTTATGTTAATTGGCAATACCATTATAGATTTACCTTCGTTTATGACAGCTAATATACATATTTCCTTTGGAAATAAATGTAGTAATATAATAAAAGAAATTAGTGATATTTATTTTGAAAATATGGATTTTAATAAATTATTAGACTTGATAAAATCCAGCAAAAATTATATATACATTATAAGAAAAATTATTAGATGTCTATGTATATTTAGTCTTAGTGAATTTCTCATTTTTATTTTAAGTGTAATTTTTAATTCTGGTATACCTTTTAATTTAAAAAATATATTTTGGAATAATATATTTAATGGATTTTTACTATCTATAGCAATTTTTTTCTCATGTAATAATGGAAATAGAGATTATTATGAAATTGAAGATAGCGAAGATGATGTAATAAATGATGTTTCCTTTACATATGTTAGAAAAAATCTATTGTTAAATTCCATTTTATTAGGTGGTATAACCTTCTTAGGATTCTATGTTTCTAAAATCATGAAAAGTAATGCTTATGAAACAGTGGCTTTATCTATATTGTATTTTTTACAGATAATATTTATAATAAAAAGAAATTTGTTTAAAAATCTATATTTTAATGGAATAATATTAATTTATATTATAATTAATTGTGGTATATTATATACAAATTTTGCTAAAGATTTATTTGATTTAAAATTTATAAATAATAAAGATATAAATATTATTGTAGGAAGTTTAGTTTTATATGTATTAATTATATTAATCAAAAATATTTCAAAAAAAAATACAGAAATAATATGA
- a CDS encoding RDD family protein, producing the protein MDIKNVVSKYNFSILILRFFAMIIDILIFAVIFLYLELAFEGELNIKMIIRIFSVILIYYSLLEGLTGYTWGKLIMGVKVLNKDLSVPGFLKGIIRTFIKILEFSPFLLFGLVSVIFIFISKDKRRLGDVFTNTYVVRMKDLQLLYYNKEKIDSEELNYTEVICHNVLLNSWIKFINLTKELNIKKIIVKQIIPIIISITFILITYKCSDYINISSNKVLTGCKDKYEITLPEGWDENRKLNSDAIFQLSNEKNKNYIIVISENKEDIIKELTLEQYSNIIKSNIHKSIDNARIENSKNTKINNHKGIQFEITGYMNKIKIRYLYIILETKDNFQQIIAWTLDSNYNYDKEKMLNIIKTFKEDENKFNDNESI; encoded by the coding sequence ATGGATATAAAAAATGTAGTATCCAAATATAATTTTAGTATTCTAATATTGAGATTTTTTGCTATGATAATTGATATATTAATTTTTGCAGTAATTTTTTTATATTTGGAATTGGCATTTGAAGGAGAACTTAATATTAAGATGATTATAAGAATTTTCTCCGTTATACTTATATACTATTCACTTTTAGAAGGATTAACTGGCTATACTTGGGGAAAGCTTATAATGGGTGTAAAAGTTTTAAATAAGGATTTATCTGTGCCTGGGTTTTTAAAGGGAATAATACGTACATTTATAAAAATTTTAGAATTTAGTCCTTTTTTACTTTTTGGATTAGTGTCTGTAATATTTATTTTTATTTCGAAAGATAAGCGGAGACTTGGAGATGTATTTACTAATACTTATGTAGTAAGAATGAAGGACTTACAATTGTTATATTATAATAAAGAAAAAATAGATTCTGAAGAACTGAATTACACAGAAGTTATTTGCCATAATGTATTATTAAATAGTTGGATAAAGTTTATCAATTTAACAAAAGAGTTAAATATAAAAAAAATTATTGTAAAGCAGATAATTCCTATTATTATAAGTATAACTTTTATTTTAATTACTTATAAGTGTAGTGATTACATAAATATAAGCAGCAATAAAGTTTTAACTGGTTGTAAAGATAAATATGAAATAACATTACCAGAGGGGTGGGATGAGAATAGAAAACTCAATAGTGACGCAATTTTTCAGTTATCTAATGAAAAAAATAAAAACTATATTATCGTTATATCTGAAAACAAGGAAGATATTATAAAGGAACTTACTTTAGAACAATATTCTAATATTATTAAAAGCAATATACATAAGAGTATAGATAACGCTAGAATAGAAAATTCAAAAAATACAAAAATAAATAATCATAAAGGAATTCAATTTGAAATTACAGGATATATGAATAAGATAAAAATAAGATATCTATATATAATTCTTGAAACTAAAGATAATTTTCAACAGATAATAGCTTGGACATTGGATTCAAATTATAATTATGACAAAGAAAAAATGTTAAATATTATAAAAACTTTTAAAGAGGATGAAAATAAATTTAATGATAATGAAAGTATATAG